In Clostridium sp. SY8519, one genomic interval encodes:
- the hypD gene encoding hydrogenase formation protein HypD, with protein sequence MSEGKKTAREIITEYHGPKIRIMEVCGTHTHEIFRLGIRRILPESIELISGPGCPVCVTPVGYIDEAVMLALQHHCTICTFGDLIRVPGSEMSLAGARAEGAKIQTVYTPTDAYEYAKNHRDEQVVFLAVGFETTTPSACLAVTRAQNDGLDNFSILTANKTMGNAYRALKGSADAFLYPGHVNAITGTEICEELVQEGISGVVAGFTAKELLTALAYTIVKVQEGKPFFKNCYPRVVTREGSIAGKQMMETVMEPCDSEWRGLGVIPMSGLKLREEYAAYDARRKYGLPRIQGKANPACRCGEVLQGKCRPCDCPVFGRGCTPQHPVGACMVSNEGACSAYYAYGME encoded by the coding sequence ATGAGCGAAGGGAAAAAAACTGCCCGGGAGATTATCACAGAGTACCATGGGCCGAAAATACGGATTATGGAGGTCTGCGGAACCCATACCCATGAGATTTTCCGTCTGGGAATCCGCAGAATTCTGCCGGAAAGCATCGAGCTGATCTCCGGCCCCGGCTGTCCGGTCTGCGTGACGCCGGTGGGATATATCGATGAGGCGGTGATGCTGGCGCTTCAGCACCACTGTACCATCTGTACCTTCGGCGATCTGATCCGGGTGCCGGGATCTGAGATGAGTCTGGCCGGTGCGCGGGCGGAAGGCGCGAAAATCCAGACCGTCTACACGCCGACAGACGCCTATGAATACGCGAAAAACCACAGGGATGAGCAGGTGGTGTTTCTGGCAGTGGGATTTGAGACCACGACGCCCTCCGCGTGTCTGGCAGTGACCAGGGCGCAGAACGACGGACTGGACAATTTTTCCATCCTGACGGCGAATAAAACCATGGGCAACGCTTACCGGGCTCTGAAGGGAAGCGCGGACGCGTTCCTGTATCCGGGCCATGTCAACGCCATTACGGGAACAGAAATCTGCGAAGAACTGGTGCAGGAGGGCATTTCCGGCGTAGTGGCCGGATTTACGGCCAAAGAACTGCTGACCGCGCTGGCATATACCATTGTCAAAGTACAGGAAGGAAAGCCGTTTTTCAAAAACTGCTATCCGCGGGTGGTGACCCGGGAAGGCAGCATTGCCGGCAAACAGATGATGGAGACGGTGATGGAACCCTGTGATTCGGAATGGCGGGGGCTTGGCGTAATCCCCATGTCCGGACTGAAACTGCGGGAAGAATACGCGGCCTATGATGCCCGCAGAAAATACGGACTTCCGCGGATTCAGGGAAAAGCGAACCCGGCCTGCCGCTGCGGCGAGGTGCTGCAGGGCAAATGCAGGCCCTGTGACTGTCCGGTTTTCGGCAGGGGATGTACGCCGCAGCATCCGGTGGGCGCCTGCATGGTGTCCAACGAAGGCGCCTGCTCGGCGTATTACGCGTACGGCATGGAGTAA
- the hypE gene encoding hydrogenase expression/formation protein HypE, with protein MSSDKVTLAHGAGGRQTAELIERVFQAHFSNPEFTSDDAAVLRIGAERLAFTTDGFIVSPYEFPGGNVGKLSICGTVNDLSCMGAKPLYLSCAFVIEEGFPMEKLEEIAAAMEKTAKEAGVRIVAGDTKVAGKGQVDHVFITTTGIGQIMDGVQTSGALARPGDAVIVTGDVGRHGCTILLARDEYGIDADVTSDCAPLWDVVRSMFDVTKDIHAVRDATRGGVGTVLYEIAEQSNVGIRLDAQAIPVDGAVSGVCGMLGLEPLYLACEGRLVVFVPKEEAQAVVEALRGQKYSANAAIIGEVTEDNAGKVIMTTEIGAQTVLPQPGGELLPRIC; from the coding sequence ATGAGCAGTGATAAAGTGACACTTGCACACGGTGCAGGGGGCAGACAGACAGCAGAGTTAATTGAACGGGTATTCCAGGCACATTTTTCCAATCCGGAGTTTACTTCAGATGACGCGGCGGTTCTGCGGATCGGCGCAGAGCGCCTGGCGTTTACCACAGACGGATTTATCGTGTCTCCCTATGAATTTCCGGGAGGAAATGTGGGAAAACTGAGTATCTGCGGCACGGTCAACGATCTGTCCTGCATGGGGGCAAAACCGCTGTACCTGTCCTGCGCCTTCGTCATTGAAGAGGGATTTCCCATGGAAAAACTGGAGGAAATTGCTGCCGCCATGGAGAAGACAGCAAAGGAAGCCGGTGTGCGGATTGTGGCCGGTGATACCAAGGTGGCCGGCAAGGGTCAGGTGGACCATGTGTTTATCACAACCACCGGAATCGGACAGATCATGGACGGCGTGCAGACTTCCGGCGCCCTGGCGCGGCCGGGGGACGCGGTGATTGTCACCGGTGATGTGGGACGCCACGGCTGCACCATCCTTCTTGCCAGAGACGAATACGGCATAGACGCGGATGTAACCAGCGACTGCGCGCCCCTCTGGGATGTGGTCCGCTCCATGTTTGACGTGACAAAAGATATCCACGCGGTGCGGGATGCCACAAGAGGCGGCGTGGGCACCGTACTGTATGAAATCGCGGAACAGAGCAATGTGGGCATCCGTCTGGACGCCCAGGCAATTCCGGTAGACGGCGCGGTATCCGGCGTCTGCGGCATGCTGGGCTTGGAACCGCTGTATCTGGCCTGCGAGGGCCGTCTGGTGGTATTTGTTCCGAAAGAAGAGGCACAGGCAGTGGTAGAGGCGCTGCGCGGACAGAAATATTCGGCCAATGCTGCGATTATCGGAGAAGTGACAGAAGATAACGCCGGCAAAGTAATCATGACGACTGAGATCGGAGCGCAGACCGTACTGCCGCAGCCGGGCGGAGAGCTGCTGCCCCGTATCTGCTGA
- a CDS encoding nitrogenase component 1, translated as MIDLHKQTDTPVDLTERPIGEVCVGTPPFPQGLEYCAPARGHWTIAHTPMLIPGSYMIYLCASACMRGVVLSVLEYEGMDRFSMIILKDEDIYEGNLEQVMIDGICEIIDGLKEHPPIVMPFTSCIHHFLACDTTYIYEVLRSRYPDIDFVECFMIPTIRKGHITPEELMQVNLYDALEEGLEKDRSVNLIGCNYPADPADDYCRMLLAAGYRLRNLPAMETYQEYKDMARSAANLYTAPVARFSARKLEKRLNQQDLYLPSVCTFSEIRQALTDLADTLQIPLPDLDAMQAEAEAAAAKARKLLGDTPIALDYEVIPRFCSMARMLTELGFHVTDLYSDYVLPEEQEDLDWLKEHVPELVFHATSGYACRMEENIKRPEPERKILAIGQKAAYFTGTAHFVNMLEYNGLWGFHGIVRLMELMMEAYEQESNVPEIISVKAWGCHA; from the coding sequence ATGATCGATTTACACAAACAGACAGACACTCCGGTGGATCTTACGGAACGTCCCATCGGGGAGGTCTGCGTCGGTACACCGCCCTTTCCGCAGGGGCTGGAATACTGCGCGCCGGCCCGGGGACACTGGACCATCGCCCATACTCCCATGCTGATTCCCGGAAGTTATATGATCTATCTGTGCGCTTCCGCCTGTATGCGGGGGGTGGTGCTGTCTGTGCTGGAATATGAGGGCATGGACCGGTTCTCTATGATAATCCTGAAGGATGAGGATATCTATGAAGGCAATCTGGAGCAGGTGATGATCGACGGAATCTGTGAAATCATTGACGGACTTAAGGAGCATCCGCCGATTGTCATGCCCTTTACCAGCTGTATCCACCATTTCCTGGCCTGCGATACCACATATATTTATGAGGTTCTGCGCAGCCGATATCCGGATATCGATTTTGTGGAATGCTTTATGATACCCACCATCCGCAAAGGGCATATTACCCCGGAGGAACTGATGCAGGTCAATCTGTACGATGCCCTGGAAGAGGGGCTGGAAAAGGACCGGAGCGTCAATCTCATCGGATGCAATTACCCGGCGGATCCGGCAGATGACTACTGCAGGATGCTTCTGGCAGCAGGCTACCGCCTGCGGAATCTGCCCGCAATGGAAACCTATCAGGAATACAAAGATATGGCCAGAAGCGCGGCCAATCTCTATACAGCGCCGGTTGCCCGGTTTTCTGCCCGGAAGCTGGAAAAACGGCTGAACCAGCAGGATCTGTATCTGCCGTCAGTCTGCACCTTTTCGGAAATCCGACAGGCGCTGACGGATCTGGCGGATACCCTTCAGATTCCGCTGCCGGATCTGGACGCCATGCAGGCGGAAGCGGAAGCAGCGGCCGCCAAAGCGCGGAAACTGCTGGGCGACACCCCCATTGCCCTGGACTACGAGGTGATTCCTCGCTTCTGTTCCATGGCCCGGATGCTGACGGAGCTGGGTTTCCATGTCACGGATCTTTATTCCGATTATGTCCTGCCGGAGGAGCAGGAAGACCTGGACTGGCTGAAGGAACACGTGCCGGAGCTTGTATTCCACGCCACATCCGGCTATGCCTGCCGCATGGAGGAAAATATCAAACGGCCGGAGCCGGAAAGAAAGATACTGGCGATTGGCCAGAAGGCGGCTTATTTTACGGGAACCGCCCATTTTGTAAATATGCTGGAATATAACGGGCTCTGGGGCTTTCACGGGATTGTCCGGCTGATGGAACTGATGATGGAAGCCTATGAGCAGGAAAGCAATGTACCGGAGATTATTTCGGTCAAGGCATGGGGCTGCCATGCATAA
- a CDS encoding nitrogenase component 1, with product MKQVYHNLCTYSADLFGVNSALYELGGLLVMHDASGCNSTYNTHDEPRWYTMESMVYVSGLNEKDAILGNDQRLIDDVCAVAEKEHPKFIGLTRSVLPTYMGTDLKGIARVIEKRTGIPTFGFPTNGMDSYVLGAGAAFRAIAERFLPKAQPENHLQDTDGAGRSDASACAADRIRLNLMGVTPLDFSVCGNVEALTETMEHAGFEILSNWAMGSTLEDLQQAPAADVSLVVSVTGLPAAEYLYETYGVPYVLGIPVGREVTKQLEILIRRAFDTGRNQSLFALRRTPLPQRDFRECGRKIRIIGEAFHCASLRCYLEWTYGCRDVSILCPLERDGGVLRETDARLSDEASVADWISEAEVVIADPVYQRVTGPDIRFLKDPHDAYSGRMYHRIGRRFVGADADPFPEFHHELQE from the coding sequence ATGAAACAGGTATATCACAATCTGTGTACATATTCGGCAGATTTGTTCGGTGTGAATTCCGCACTGTATGAGCTGGGAGGACTTTTGGTCATGCATGACGCCTCCGGCTGCAATTCCACCTACAATACGCACGATGAACCCCGCTGGTACACCATGGAAAGCATGGTATACGTATCGGGACTGAATGAAAAAGATGCCATTCTGGGCAATGACCAGCGCCTGATTGACGATGTCTGCGCAGTGGCAGAGAAAGAACATCCAAAATTTATCGGACTCACCCGGTCGGTGCTTCCGACTTATATGGGTACGGATCTGAAGGGAATTGCCCGGGTGATTGAAAAACGGACCGGAATCCCGACCTTCGGGTTTCCCACAAACGGAATGGACAGTTATGTGCTGGGGGCCGGTGCCGCCTTTCGCGCCATTGCGGAGCGGTTTCTTCCGAAGGCGCAGCCGGAAAATCACCTGCAGGATACCGACGGCGCCGGCCGTTCGGATGCTTCTGCCTGCGCAGCAGACAGGATCCGCCTGAATCTGATGGGAGTCACTCCCCTGGACTTTTCTGTCTGCGGCAATGTGGAAGCACTGACGGAAACCATGGAACATGCCGGATTTGAGATTCTCAGCAACTGGGCCATGGGCAGCACCCTGGAGGATCTGCAGCAGGCGCCGGCGGCAGATGTGAGTCTGGTGGTATCCGTGACCGGGCTGCCGGCGGCGGAGTATCTGTATGAAACCTATGGGGTTCCCTATGTACTGGGCATTCCGGTGGGACGGGAAGTGACAAAGCAGCTGGAAATACTGATCCGCAGGGCCTTTGACACCGGCAGGAATCAGAGCCTGTTTGCCCTCCGGCGGACACCGCTGCCACAGAGGGATTTCCGGGAGTGCGGCCGGAAAATCCGGATCATAGGGGAAGCCTTTCACTGTGCCTCCCTGCGCTGTTATCTGGAATGGACCTATGGCTGCCGGGACGTATCGATTCTGTGCCCGCTGGAACGGGACGGCGGAGTCCTGCGGGAGACAGATGCCCGCCTGAGCGATGAAGCATCTGTGGCGGACTGGATTTCCGAGGCGGAAGTCGTGATTGCGGATCCTGTATATCAGCGTGTCACAGGGCCGGACATCCGGTTTCTGAAGGATCCCCACGATGCTTATTCCGGCCGGATGTACCACAGGATCGGCAGGCGGTTTGTGGGAGCGGACGCGGATCCCTTTCCGGAATTTCATCACGAACTGCAGGAGTAG
- a CDS encoding phage tail tip lysozyme → MIFAHAESCTQTPDTDSRHLSASHKKKPFRKVLTFALAAVMAASVAGSIAQPAQAASRSKTARARTAWNFLRSQGFSKKATAGILGNMDQESGISATSRSGSCYGLIQWTGSRKSALRRYARKQGTGTGNLKTQLKFMVYKDCSGLKRRMARNDSSVAQATRYFEVTYERAGIPAMSRRISKANYWYKKFA, encoded by the coding sequence ATGATATTCGCACATGCAGAATCCTGCACACAGACACCCGATACTGATTCCAGACATTTATCTGCTTCCCATAAAAAGAAACCCTTCCGAAAAGTCCTGACCTTTGCGCTGGCTGCAGTGATGGCAGCCTCCGTTGCCGGATCCATCGCACAGCCGGCACAGGCAGCTTCCCGTTCCAAGACCGCGCGGGCCAGAACTGCCTGGAACTTCCTGCGTTCCCAGGGCTTCTCCAAGAAAGCCACCGCGGGCATTCTCGGAAATATGGACCAGGAATCCGGCATTTCCGCCACTTCCCGCAGCGGAAGCTGTTACGGACTGATCCAGTGGACCGGCTCCCGCAAAAGCGCCCTGAGGCGGTATGCCCGCAAACAGGGGACCGGTACCGGCAACCTGAAGACCCAGCTGAAATTCATGGTCTACAAAGACTGCTCCGGACTGAAAAGACGTATGGCGAGAAATGACAGCTCGGTCGCCCAGGCAACCAGATATTTTGAAGTGACCTATGAACGGGCCGGTATTCCGGCCATGTCCCGCAGAATCTCCAAGGCGAACTACTGGTATAAGAAATTCGCCTGA
- a CDS encoding NlpC/P60 family protein, with protein MGHHHIDRLISATAILTAGALAFCGIPGAGALPGTSVTARAAMRTEKELSYQVSPKLSDEQQNILKAALSLEGRIHYVWGGKAASAGWNSGWDSGGGMDCSGFVQWAYWTGINKKDGMHSTEEISSSAKEIKKSELEPGDLGLLFRGGSHYEDQNGNTYETKEEAAAGSRKQAEEYIKAYVAGKPAKGPKLKDASDTQSSSHAAALRYARKAAEAQEELDSLKKTESAADRLTAKAEQLEKQAKYYRERAAAAEGQAKHFQKEEKENREDTGETEKQQEADQEPEVKTEGYQASVKPKAGNRSEYEKEARTYTERAAEFGRKAAALRKKAAAAARTDQAQRKKAETLKKQVKTFTEKAIEKEASVCRTKKVTNHVGIYVGKDARGRQIWVHCNGSADTVSAGTFGGFRYFCRISYPRHYRIRDGRLDKEKKAESLYEGIQKIADDLRKQALYMGPNQKDVVEETQAADQADAAAAEK; from the coding sequence ATGGGACATCATCATATAGACAGACTTATTTCCGCCACTGCGATTCTGACCGCAGGGGCGTTAGCTTTCTGCGGCATTCCGGGAGCCGGCGCGCTGCCGGGGACTTCAGTGACCGCCCGGGCGGCCATGCGCACCGAGAAGGAGCTGAGCTATCAAGTCAGCCCGAAGCTTTCCGATGAGCAGCAGAACATCTTAAAGGCGGCCCTGTCCCTGGAAGGCAGGATTCACTATGTATGGGGCGGCAAGGCGGCCAGCGCCGGATGGAACTCCGGCTGGGACAGCGGCGGAGGGATGGACTGCTCCGGTTTCGTTCAGTGGGCGTACTGGACTGGCATCAACAAAAAAGACGGCATGCACAGCACAGAAGAGATCAGCAGCTCCGCGAAGGAAATTAAAAAAAGCGAGCTGGAACCGGGCGATCTGGGTCTTCTGTTCCGGGGTGGCAGCCATTATGAGGACCAGAACGGCAATACCTACGAAACAAAGGAAGAGGCCGCAGCGGGTAGCCGGAAGCAGGCGGAAGAGTATATCAAAGCATACGTTGCCGGAAAACCGGCCAAAGGGCCGAAATTAAAAGACGCTTCCGACACCCAGAGCAGCAGTCACGCAGCAGCACTGCGTTATGCCCGGAAAGCAGCCGAAGCGCAGGAAGAGCTGGACAGCCTGAAAAAAACGGAATCTGCAGCAGACAGACTGACCGCGAAAGCCGAGCAGCTGGAAAAACAGGCGAAATATTACCGGGAAAGGGCCGCTGCAGCAGAAGGACAGGCAAAGCACTTCCAAAAGGAAGAAAAAGAAAACCGGGAGGATACCGGCGAGACAGAAAAGCAGCAGGAAGCGGACCAGGAGCCGGAGGTGAAGACAGAGGGGTATCAGGCATCTGTAAAACCAAAAGCAGGGAACCGGTCGGAATATGAGAAAGAGGCCAGGACTTACACCGAACGGGCGGCAGAGTTCGGCCGGAAGGCAGCTGCGCTCCGGAAAAAGGCCGCAGCGGCAGCCCGAACAGACCAGGCACAGCGGAAAAAAGCAGAAACATTGAAAAAACAGGTGAAAACCTTCACAGAAAAAGCCATTGAGAAAGAAGCTTCCGTCTGCAGGACCAAAAAAGTCACCAACCACGTAGGCATTTACGTGGGAAAGGATGCCAGAGGCAGACAGATCTGGGTACACTGCAACGGATCCGCGGATACGGTGTCGGCAGGGACGTTCGGAGGCTTCCGGTATTTCTGCAGGATCAGCTATCCCAGACACTACCGGATCAGGGACGGCAGGCTGGACAAGGAGAAAAAAGCAGAATCTCTCTATGAGGGAATCCAGAAGATTGCGGATGATCTGCGAAAACAGGCACTGTATATGGGACCCAATCAAAAAGATGTAGTCGAAGAAACTCAGGCAGCCGACCAGGCAGATGCCGCAGCTGCGGAGAAATGA
- a CDS encoding transcriptional regulator produces MSNENLNREIENVSTDPEAVKCASALNEVIRTRGMNLEELSAKCGIPVIVLQDYTTTIADIREAKALDLLNLAEALQVDPYILVGKHPIEDFQKKMKEEYTDSSSLEYLRKMLSKPIRG; encoded by the coding sequence ATGAGCAATGAGAATTTAAACAGAGAAATAGAAAATGTCAGCACAGATCCGGAGGCAGTAAAATGCGCCTCAGCACTGAATGAAGTGATTCGTACCCGGGGCATGAATCTGGAAGAACTCTCCGCCAAGTGCGGGATCCCTGTCATTGTTCTGCAGGACTATACGACCACCATCGCAGACATCCGGGAGGCAAAGGCACTGGATCTGCTGAATCTGGCGGAAGCGCTGCAGGTGGATCCTTATATCCTGGTGGGAAAGCATCCGATCGAAGATTTCCAGAAGAAAATGAAGGAAGAATATACGGATTCCTCTTCCCTGGAATATCTGCGCAAGATGCTTTCCAAGCCAATCCGCGGCTGA
- a CDS encoding GNAT family N-acetyltransferase, giving the protein MRVTEVSSRKKGYDSIKILYHEAFPRREQIPFSVLRLMAHRKGINFLAFYEEDELCGMTYLVRDQWTVFVLFLAIDGRKRDRGYGTRILRWLKSRFPDCEIVLEIEPLDEEQAPNHMQRKKRMEFYERSGIRDTGWEVYEGDVRYWLLSSEGRDFDPYEFRKLNRWFSLGYFSEMPRRRKQNL; this is encoded by the coding sequence ATGAGAGTTACGGAAGTATCATCCAGAAAGAAAGGCTACGATTCCATCAAAATTCTGTACCATGAAGCATTTCCCAGGCGGGAGCAGATCCCTTTTTCGGTGCTGCGTCTGATGGCGCACCGAAAAGGGATTAATTTTCTTGCCTTTTATGAGGAAGATGAGCTTTGCGGCATGACCTATCTGGTCCGGGATCAGTGGACGGTATTCGTTCTGTTTCTGGCCATTGACGGTAGGAAGAGAGACCGGGGCTACGGCACCAGGATCCTCCGCTGGCTGAAATCCCGCTTTCCGGACTGCGAGATTGTGCTGGAGATCGAGCCTTTGGACGAGGAACAGGCACCCAACCATATGCAGCGGAAAAAGCGCATGGAATTTTATGAACGCAGCGGGATCCGGGACACCGGCTGGGAAGTTTATGAAGGGGACGTCCGCTACTGGCTGCTGTCCAGTGAGGGAAGAGATTTCGATCCTTATGAATTCCGGAAACTGAACCGCTGGTTTTCTCTGGGGTACTTTTCGGAGATGCCCCGCAGAAGAAAACAGAATCTGTGA